From the Methanonatronarchaeum thermophilum genome, the window ACAAATAACATTCGCAATAGCATTCGCAATAGCATGGGTATCGATACCAGCATACATAACAAAAGCCAAAGGATCACTACCAAAATACACATTCCTAGTTGGAATTGGATGGCTATTCGGCCCACCAATAGGAGGAATAACAAGAGACTACTACGGAATGACACACCTATTCATAATACTAACAATAATCAGCATAACACTACTAACAATATCAATATACTTCTACAAACACACCCAAACCCAAAACCACAGTAAAAACCTCCAAAAAAACACAAACAAAAACAGAAAACCCACACTAAAAAACACAATAAAATCAACAAAAAACTCATACAAAAAAGCACACCACCTCCTACTGAACAGAAAAAAAGTACTAATCGCAACCCTCGTATCACTAATAATGTTCATGTCATTCGGCCTACTAGCATCAGTAATACCACTACACCTCGAAGATATAGGATTCACATCCTTCATGATAGGAATATTTGCAGCAACACAAACAACAATATCCTCAGCAATCCGCCTAAAAACAAACCCAATAGTAAAAATCCTAGGAAGAGTAAACATCCTAATAATAGGAACCGCCATATGCGGAATAGCAATATCCACAGTCTCAATAATAACCCACCCCACCACACTGATACTAATATCAGCAATATGGGGACTCGGACACGGCCTCTACCTCCCAATAGCATTTGACCTAATAGCCGATGACACAAACATAGAAGAAAGAGACATCGGAATGGGACTAAGAGGAACCGTAGGAACAGCAGGCTCAGCAATCAGCGTACTCACATTCATGTATCTAGCCGAAATAACAACCTTCTCACTATCAATAGCAACATTCGGAATAATAATGACAACATTCGCCATAACACTCCACATATACTGGAAACAAAAAGGAACATGCCGGTGAACCACCTCTAAACAAACCACCTTTAACAACGCACCACTCCATAAAGACAAAAAACCAGCCAAACTCAAACACCGTAGATTAACTTTATAAAATAAACGAAGCAAAGTTGTTTGCAAAAAAGCCTATTTAACTATAGATTTAGCCGTATCAACTGAAATGTGCATTAAAACTTAAATAAAAATAAAGTATTTTATTAAAGTAGTTGCTACCTTGGATTCATTTAATGTTTTGTTTTGTAAATAAGTAGTAGGTTTGAAAACCGAGTGAAAAATTATGATGTATACTCTATCTAATTTGAATTCAAACTCAGATAGCCTAAAAAAGCGATAACAATATATAGGATTATTTAAAACATTTAATGAAAAACTTTTCACCAATGCTTTGCCATCATATTAGGAAATATAAATAAATTTAATCATAATAAAAGGGATTCCCAGATGAGTGTTAAACCACAGGGGACTAAAACTATTTCCTCCGATTTGAGGAGGCTTGCCGGTAGGCACAGACACCTGAAAAGACATGTAATTAGGTTTAAAAAAATAACCGGAACATATCCGGAACTCATTGGAAGTCCTGACAGCAAACATAAAACCTCTTATCCAAACGTGATATATCCCGTAGGAGAATCAATATTCTGCCAT encodes:
- a CDS encoding MFS transporter, with product MPNKHQNKNTQPKTKPPQQNGAKMETKVKLLITYATLASLSMGMIFPYIPLYGQEIGMPISLIGYLVFVYYLTEMFTRIPVGQITNQIGYPKITITAGILSIISATLYLTSNLIWPLLFLAQITFAIAFAIAWVSIPAYITKAKGSLPKYTFLVGIGWLFGPPIGGITRDYYGMTHLFIILTIISITLLTISIYFYKHTQTQNHSKNLQKNTNKNRKPTLKNTIKSTKNSYKKAHHLLLNRKKVLIATLVSLIMFMSFGLLASVIPLHLEDIGFTSFMIGIFAATQTTISSAIRLKTNPIVKILGRVNILIIGTAICGIAISTVSIITHPTTLILISAIWGLGHGLYLPIAFDLIADDTNIEERDIGMGLRGTVGTAGSAISVLTFMYLAEITTFSLSIATFGIIMTTFAITLHIYWKQKGTCR